From one Streptomyces sp. Q6 genomic stretch:
- a CDS encoding MFS transporter, producing the protein MDVWRRLLLAAVCGLAVAGIYAAQPVLEPMGRDLGVSTAHTGWIVAIGQFGYLAGLVLLVPLGDVVARRRRLIAAHLAVTAAGMTLTAAASAAWMAFAGLATAGMFAVVVQTTVAYAASVSPPAERGRNIGFVTSGVVVGILGARVVTGALAHVWGWRSVYVVLAELSLGLAALVLAALPSEERPGRPAGYRQAVASLGQLFGQRLLLTRGLIAFFLFASFGTLWSGLSLPLTSAPWYLSESQVGLFGIAGLAGALGAARAGRWADAGRTTQVAGLALVLLVLSWAAIAQLPSALGFLIVGIVALDFAVQAVHVSNQHLLTTAHPERTSSVIGAYMVFYSLGSALGATATTAIFAVHGWAGSSLLGAGFAVCALAVWAMGGRFPRDGAYVRRLGAQRARVSREGAGHVGR; encoded by the coding sequence ATGGACGTATGGCGGCGACTGCTGCTCGCGGCGGTGTGCGGCCTTGCCGTGGCCGGCATCTATGCCGCGCAGCCGGTACTGGAGCCGATGGGACGGGATCTCGGTGTGTCGACAGCGCACACGGGGTGGATCGTGGCGATCGGTCAGTTCGGCTACCTGGCAGGGCTGGTACTGCTCGTGCCGCTCGGCGATGTCGTTGCCCGCAGGCGCCGGCTCATCGCCGCGCACCTGGCCGTCACCGCGGCGGGCATGACGCTCACGGCCGCGGCGTCAGCCGCGTGGATGGCGTTCGCGGGGCTCGCGACAGCCGGGATGTTCGCGGTCGTCGTACAGACCACGGTCGCGTACGCCGCATCCGTCTCGCCGCCTGCCGAACGCGGGCGGAACATCGGCTTCGTGACCTCAGGTGTGGTCGTCGGCATCCTGGGCGCGCGCGTCGTCACCGGCGCACTTGCCCATGTGTGGGGCTGGCGGAGCGTCTACGTCGTACTGGCGGAGCTCTCGCTCGGGCTCGCGGCTCTCGTTCTCGCCGCCCTGCCGTCGGAGGAACGTCCCGGCCGGCCTGCGGGGTACCGGCAGGCCGTCGCTTCCCTCGGCCAGCTCTTCGGCCAGCGCCTGTTGCTGACGCGGGGACTCATCGCGTTCTTCTTGTTCGCCTCCTTCGGAACGCTGTGGAGCGGCCTGTCCCTGCCGCTCACGAGCGCGCCGTGGTACCTGAGCGAAAGTCAGGTCGGACTGTTCGGCATCGCGGGGCTCGCAGGCGCCCTCGGCGCCGCACGCGCGGGACGGTGGGCGGATGCGGGACGGACGACTCAGGTCGCCGGTCTCGCGCTTGTCCTGCTCGTCCTCTCGTGGGCGGCGATCGCGCAACTCCCCTCGGCGCTGGGGTTTCTCATCGTCGGCATCGTGGCCCTCGACTTCGCGGTCCAGGCCGTCCACGTCAGCAACCAGCACCTGCTCACCACCGCGCATCCGGAACGCACCAGCAGCGTCATCGGCGCCTACATGGTCTTCTACTCGCTGGGCTCCGCCCTTGGGGCCACCGCGACCACGGCCATCTTCGCTGTCCACGGCTGGGCGGGTTCCAGTCTCCTCGGGGCGGGATTCGCGGTCTGTGCACTGGCCGTCTGGGCGATGGGCGGGAGGTTTCCCCGCGACGGCGCGTACGTCCGTCGGCTCGGGGCTCAGCGAGCACGAGTGAGCCGTGAGGGGGCGGGGCACGTCGGGCGGTGA
- a CDS encoding helix-turn-helix domain-containing protein, translating to MPRTTTRASQPDWTDPDCPVARTVDLVGDRWSLLVIRDAMDGARSFTEFQRRTGIARNILTERLRKLISYGLLAQRTAPSGRRQEYVLTDAGRDLFPVVVTLRQWGQRHAFAPGEAHSTLVDEHGTPVPDIVPTGADGTPLDSETTRVEKAR from the coding sequence ATGCCGCGCACCACCACGCGCGCCTCGCAGCCGGACTGGACCGACCCGGACTGCCCTGTCGCCCGCACGGTCGACCTCGTCGGCGACCGGTGGAGCCTTCTGGTCATCCGCGACGCGATGGACGGGGCGCGGTCGTTCACCGAGTTCCAGCGGCGCACCGGGATCGCCCGCAACATCCTCACCGAGCGTCTGCGCAAGCTCATCTCGTACGGGCTTCTCGCCCAGCGCACCGCGCCGTCGGGCCGCCGCCAGGAGTATGTGCTCACCGACGCCGGCCGCGACCTCTTCCCCGTCGTCGTCACCCTGCGGCAGTGGGGGCAACGCCACGCCTTCGCCCCCGGCGAAGCCCACTCCACGCTGGTCGATGAACACGGCACTCCCGTACCGGACATCGTCCCGACCGGCGCCGACGGCACTCCCCTGGACAGCGAGACCACCCGCGTCGAGAAGGCCCGGTAG